ttatttttattatttataacttCAAAAACATTAAGTCTATGCATGAGTCctttcaaatatatattatctaattaatttaaatttagcaTCATCATTAATAAGAGAGTATACAACTTacacttataattaatttaacaaaaatattatttttatactaaaatcagctacCATTAGCCActattgtatttatatataaatatatgtgtggtttaatttattttcaatatgtaattatattctagcatatattttatactaatgactgattttagtgtacatgtAGCATAACTCttaattcaaatatatatttatatagatgatttatattaaaaaaaaaaagaatatagcatagagaaaattaaaattaaagaagctAAGAATAATGTCTATATACCTGTAAATGAAGAtgtcttttgtgtgttcaaGATGCTTCTTGCAAGTGTAACAAAAGCTGAGAAAATTATTGAGTGAAGCTAttgttgatgatgaagaagaagaagaaggagaagagtaGTAGGTTTCCACAATGCAATTATCAACAAATATATGAGTCTTTCTTGGATTAGGACCATTATGTGTTGTCACACATGTGTATTCCTCACTAAGCTCCATCTCACTCAAATTCATCATAACAAATGATGATTctgaagaagaacaacaacaagaatAAGAACAACAAcccttattactattattattattattattattggttttCACTCTAAGCTGAGTTCCAAAGaggatattattattgttgttgttgtttccaGTATtctcatgatgatgatgatgaattggATCATCATCTTTGAGGGTTCCAACAAGAGCAAGACCAATTCCTTCTTTTGAATAATTCATAgtcttgttcttgttgttggaAGAGTGCAATATTTTTGGGGATATGTTATTCTCATATGAGAATGGAATATTATTCCTAAGTGGGGAGAGTACTGTTTTTGTATCAAGAATTGATGTTGGGCTTGGTAAGGCTTCAATTCCTGAGAGACATTTCATAGTGAAATCTCTCAATTTTGGTAGGGAACAAAATAGAGATGGAATTGTGGTTGTTTTTTCATCATAATTTGTTTTTGGTGATTGAGAATTATTTTGATGACTATGATGATGATCAGAAATTAAGTTTGGCTTGTTCATAGCCCTTGATCTTCTGTTCCTTAGTAGCATAATATAATTCCCTTCCTCCAAGGTCCACCTCCAGAAAACAAACTAAATTTTCACACTGAAAAAAgtgcaacaaaaaaattaataacaataataaattatatataattcaaaaaagtagaaaatataa
This sequence is a window from Arachis duranensis cultivar V14167 chromosome 2, aradu.V14167.gnm2.J7QH, whole genome shotgun sequence. Protein-coding genes within it:
- the LOC107473379 gene encoding FCS-Like Zinc finger 8; its protein translation is MLLRNRRSRAMNKPNLISDHHHSHQNNSQSPKTNYDEKTTTIPSLFCSLPKLRDFTMKCLSGIEALPSPTSILDTKTVLSPLRNNIPFSYENNISPKILHSSNNKNKTMNYSKEGIGLALVGTLKDDDPIHHHHHENTGNNNNNNNILFGTQLRVKTNNNNNNNSNKGCCSYSCCCSSSESSFVMMNLSEMELSEEYTCVTTHNGPNPRKTHIFVDNCIVETYYSSPSSSSSSSTIASLNNFLSFCYTCKKHLEHTKDIFIYRGDKAFCCEECRHKEMVLDGAAENL